In Pedobacter sp. WC2423, the following are encoded in one genomic region:
- a CDS encoding NAD(P)-dependent oxidoreductase, whose protein sequence is MKNKKIGWIGLGKMGQPMSGQLLKAGYPVYVYGRHEQDTQAMAAKGAVVSQSVLDLVNIVDILFLMVTDDHAIEDIFKSEAGVLSAELTGKTIVNMSTVSPGINREMAILCKEKGAFYLDAPVSGSIKQAEEAKLVIMAGGEEAVYESIKPLFGILGSSSSLIGDIGAGNLAKLSINTLLAIEAQGLAEVINFAEHHSISAEKILSIINNGALGSVFMKLKGELIINENYNPAFALKLLTKDLRLAKAEGLDSPLGNTVCKTFQQAEAEFGNEDLIAIKKYL, encoded by the coding sequence ATGAAAAATAAAAAGATTGGCTGGATTGGCCTCGGAAAAATGGGTCAGCCCATGTCCGGACAATTGTTAAAAGCAGGTTATCCGGTTTATGTATATGGCCGCCATGAGCAGGACACACAAGCTATGGCCGCTAAAGGTGCAGTGGTTTCACAATCTGTGCTTGACTTAGTAAATATCGTTGATATATTATTCTTAATGGTGACCGATGATCACGCTATTGAAGATATTTTTAAATCGGAAGCAGGAGTTCTGTCTGCTGAACTTACCGGTAAAACGATTGTGAATATGAGTACAGTTTCTCCGGGAATCAATCGTGAAATGGCTATACTTTGCAAGGAAAAAGGTGCGTTTTATCTCGATGCCCCCGTTTCGGGAAGTATTAAGCAGGCCGAAGAAGCGAAGCTTGTGATTATGGCAGGAGGCGAAGAAGCTGTCTATGAAAGTATCAAACCGCTGTTTGGCATTTTAGGAAGTTCATCCAGTCTCATTGGCGATATTGGTGCAGGAAATCTTGCCAAGCTCAGTATCAACACACTTTTAGCTATTGAAGCGCAAGGTCTTGCAGAAGTCATTAATTTTGCTGAGCATCATAGTATTTCAGCAGAAAAAATCCTATCCATAATCAATAACGGTGCGCTGGGTAGCGTATTCATGAAGTTGAAAGGCGAATTGATCATTAATGAGAATTATAATCCAGCCTTTGCTTTAAAGCTGCTGACCAAAGATCTCAGGCTGGCAAAGGCAGAAGGTTTGGACTCACCATTAGGAAATACAGTTTGTAAAACTTTTCAGCAGGCGGAAGCAGAATTCGGTAATGAAGATCTTATTGCCATTAAAAAATATCTTTAA
- a CDS encoding M20/M25/M40 family metallo-hydrolase — MKLKLILLVLFSANQLYAQETVIIRKIYDESLVNSKCYENLRYLCKNIGPRLSGSENAQKAVIWSKKLMENYGFDKVYLQEVMVPHWVRGARETAYIIDGKNRIPVPIAALGMSVATPENGLTANIIEVQSIKEVEELGESRIKGKIVFFNRPFDPKFISTGEAYGKTGDQRFMGPSTAAKYGAVGVIVRSLTESLDDYPHTGATLFDKDGKNIPAAAISTKAANKLSAMLKMRKLPVVKFYFKQDCQLLADVLSYNVIGELTGTEHPNKFITVGGHLDSWDLAEGAHDDGTGVLQSAEVLRIFKSLNYKPKNSVRAVFFMNEENGHNGGTKYAELAALNKEEHIAAIETDEGGFTPRGFSFEGVSDDFIRKINKQWKPIFEPYEADRLTIGQSGTDIGPLKEKVPGVVLIGFRPDSQRYFDIHHSSNDVFENVNKRELELGAASMASLIYLIDQHGL, encoded by the coding sequence ATGAAATTAAAGCTTATTCTTCTTGTATTGTTTTCTGCAAATCAATTGTATGCCCAGGAAACAGTGATTATACGTAAAATCTACGATGAATCCCTGGTAAATAGTAAATGCTATGAAAACCTCCGTTATCTCTGTAAAAATATTGGTCCGCGTCTGAGTGGATCTGAAAATGCTCAAAAAGCAGTGATTTGGAGCAAAAAACTAATGGAAAATTACGGGTTTGATAAAGTATATCTGCAGGAAGTTATGGTGCCGCATTGGGTAAGAGGAGCGAGGGAGACTGCCTATATTATTGATGGGAAAAATCGTATCCCTGTACCAATTGCTGCGCTGGGTATGAGTGTTGCAACTCCTGAAAATGGGCTTACTGCCAATATTATTGAAGTACAAAGCATTAAAGAAGTAGAAGAACTTGGTGAAAGCAGGATAAAAGGTAAAATAGTTTTCTTTAACCGTCCATTTGACCCAAAGTTTATCAGTACGGGTGAAGCTTATGGAAAAACAGGCGATCAGCGGTTCATGGGGCCGTCAACTGCTGCTAAATATGGCGCTGTTGGTGTAATTGTTCGTTCGCTGACCGAAAGCCTTGATGATTATCCGCATACTGGTGCCACACTTTTTGATAAAGACGGTAAAAATATACCTGCTGCGGCTATATCAACTAAAGCGGCAAATAAGTTAAGCGCTATGCTGAAAATGCGTAAGCTGCCTGTTGTTAAGTTCTATTTTAAACAGGACTGCCAGCTACTTGCAGATGTATTATCTTACAATGTAATTGGGGAGTTGACAGGTACAGAACATCCCAATAAATTCATTACAGTTGGCGGACATCTTGATTCATGGGATCTGGCCGAAGGTGCACATGATGATGGTACAGGTGTTTTGCAATCAGCAGAAGTGCTGCGTATTTTCAAATCTTTAAATTACAAGCCTAAAAATTCTGTTCGTGCAGTCTTTTTTATGAATGAAGAAAACGGCCATAACGGAGGAACGAAATATGCTGAACTGGCTGCCCTGAATAAAGAGGAACATATTGCGGCTATTGAAACAGATGAAGGTGGTTTCACTCCGCGCGGTTTCAGCTTTGAAGGTGTATCTGATGATTTTATCAGGAAGATTAACAAGCAATGGAAACCTATATTTGAACCTTATGAAGCAGATCGTTTAACCATTGGTCAGTCTGGTACTGATATTGGCCCATTAAAGGAAAAAGTTCCGGGAGTTGTCCTCATCGGTTTCAGACCTGATTCTCAACGCTATTTTGATATTCATCATTCTTCAAATGATGTTTTTGAAAACGTAAATAAACGCGAACTTGAATTAGGTGCTGCAAGTATGGCTTCTCTGATCTATCTGATAGACCAGCATGGACTATAA